The region CGTCGCCGTCACCGGGGTTGCGGCGGGCCTCCCGGACCACCGGCAGTAGCACCTCGTCGACGATCTTCACCGCCTCTCGGAAGGCGCGATCGCCGGGCATGGGCATCGACAGCGGAGCGAACGGCACCAGGATCCGGGGCAGCACGGCGGTAGCGATCGTGTCCTGGGCATCCACGACCCGCATCGCATCCGGGATCGAGATCCGGTCGGCGAAGAGCACCCGCATGATGGCGCGGGTCACGATCCGGGACAGTTCGGTGTTGATATCGACGGGGGCACCGGTTCGGGACGGCTCGTCCAGTTCGTCTACCGCCTCGTCGATCACCTCGGTCATCCGGTCGACCAGAGCCTCGACCCGTCTCGCGGTGAACAGGGGTTGCAGCATCCGGCGGCTGGCCTCCCAGATCTGTCCCTCGCCAAGGATTCCTTCGCCGAACAGTCGCTTGACTGGTCGCCAGAACAGGCCGTCACCGGACCGGGTGTAGTTTCCGGCGTTGTCCCGCAGGATGCGCTGCACATGTCGGGGATGGGTCACCAGGTGGGGTCGGAACGAACCGATGTTGACCCGCACGATCTCGCCCCCGGACTGGTTCCCATATTCCACAAGGGCCTTCATCGGGTCGCGGACCAAGCTCGGAAGCGCGCGGTACAGGGGCAGAGACCGGGGTGCGCCGGCCTTTGTGGTAACGGACTTCACCGGGGCATCGGACACCGCTGCGTAACTCCTTCTTGTCCAGTCCGCCTTCGCCGTCGCGGAGGGGTCGCGTGACGGGATTCCTGCGATGGTTTCCGTAGCAGAATGGGCGCTCGGGGTAACGATCCTCGGCGAGCATGCCACCATCGGCCGGCCAAAGCTAGATCGAAGTGCAAAGGAGTTCCCACGTTCTGGCGAAATATCTCGCCCGAAAGGTGTAGGAGGTGGCGATAGGGTCGGTGGATCTAGCTGGGACAAGCGCTGTCAGTCGCTATTGCCGCGCTTACCGTGAGGGCGATGCCGGATCTGTCTTCCGATCGGCACCGGTACGATGTGGACCGTCGGGCCGACACGGAGGGTCACCGCGATATGCGGCATGCGTCGACAGTGGTCCGCTCGTTGCCCGCTCGTCGGGCGCGTCCGAGGCGCTGTCACCCCGCGTGGACCTGCGAATCGTGATGCCGGGTGCCGGTTCCCGACCGGCGTCGGGTGTACCCACCGGCCTGGGTCGGCGGACGTTGGTCGTCCCCACGTTGCTTGATCCCCGTCTCACCGTCCCCACCCGACCACAGGCGATCCGTCCGTTCCGTTGGGACCGGGAGTGGAGCCTCACCCGGATGGTGGGCAGGAAGGATCGCCCTAGACCGGGGTGGCTACCGGTCCGCAGTACGCCGGAGCGATGCCCGAGGTCGTTGGGCCTGACCGGGCAGTGGTCACCGCGACCGACTCGGCCCGAGCGAGCCGTCGTACGGCGGGGAGGTGCCCCGACCGGAAGGTCAACGGGCCGGCTCGACCGGTACAGATGCGGGCAAGGTGTCGGCGCTGGTGTACGCGAACGGTCGGCAGTCCGACGTGTGGGCCATCAAGATGATCCGGCACACCGATACGACCGGTAGCGGCCATGCGCCGGTCGTCCGGATGTCCGGACCGATCGTTTTCCTTTAGCTGGGCTGAAGACGCCGACGCGGGCCCGACCCCGGTGAGGGGGCGGGCCGGCGGTCGGGACGATCCGGCTACCAGTCCCAGTAGCCGGGCTGGGTCTGCACGTTGAGTTCCCGGGTGTGTACCAACTTCGCGGTCCAGGTGCGCCAGTCGATGATCTCCAGGACGTCCAGTCCCTTCTGGATGTCACTGGAGTAGATGTGACCGTTGTAGTAGTAGGCCGACCAGGATCCGGCGATGATCAGCCGGGTGTCGGAGATCGGGCCACGCTCCCAGAAGCCGATCTCGACCGGGTGCGCCGAGTCGGTGAAGTCCCAGACCGAGATTCCACCCTGGTACCACGCCTGGACCATGATGTCGCGGCCGAGGACCGGAATCAGTGAGCCGTTGTGTGCGACGCAGTTCTCGAAGTTGGTGTTGGTTCGGGCGATCTTGTGGTAGCTCCGGAAGACGAGTTGCCGGGCGTCGCCCCGGCCGGTGATGTCGTAGATGGCGTTGGCTCCCCGGTTGGGGCCGACCGTCTCGTTGCAGGTGGGGCCACTGCCGCCGCCCAGTTCGTCGGTGAAGACGACCTTGGTGCCGGCGTTGTTGAACGTCGCCGAGTGCCAGAAGGCGAAGTTGGTGGTGTCCCGGACCCGGTTGATGACCCGGGGGGCCTCCCGGTTGCTGATGTCCATCAGTACGCCGTCACCCATGCAGGCGCCGGCGGCGAGGTCCTCCCGGGGGAAGACTGTGATGTCGTGGCAGCCGCTGGTGGTGGCGCTGCCGTTGCGGCCCGGGTTCCCGCCGTCCGGGAAGAGGTTGGGGGTGGCCACCACGGTCGCGGAGGTGGGTTGGGACAGCGGCACCTTGATGATCGAGATTGAGTCGTGTGGCGGCTGGCAGTCCGGGAACGACGCCGCGGGGGAGTACGACGACACGTAGATGTAGACGGAGCGGCGGTCCTTGGCCGGGGCCAGGGTGTGCGTGTGCGAGCCACACGCCGTCTCGACGGCCTTGACGTACCGGGGGTTGGCCTTGTTGGTGACGTCGAAGATCCGCATGCCCTCCCAGGAGGACTCGATCGTGGCCGACTGGGCGACGCTGTTGCAGGAGTCGTCGCTGCGGGACGAATCCGTCGACAGGAACAGCAGGTTGCCGTAGATCGAGATGTCGTTCTGCGACCCGGGGCAGAGGACCTGGGAGACGACCCTCGGTGCGCGCGGGTTCTTGATGTCGTAGATGACGAACCCGTCGTAGTTGCCGACGAAGGCGTAGCGTCCCTGGAAGGCGATGTCGGTGCCGAGGGCGGCCTCGGAGTCGAACGGCGACCGCTTCGGGATGTTGGCGATCTGCCGGATGTTGCCGCTGCTGGCGATCTCGTCGACGCCGAGGTCGACGTCGGCGTCGTCCATGGCGGTGAGCTGCTGCTCGGTGAGGCACAACTCGGGCAGTTCGACGCTGACCGATGGTGGGCCGCACGCGTCGGCCGGGGGGCGTGCGCTGCTGGGTGGGGCGGCGGCGAGACCCAAGAGGACGAGTACGGTCGCGGCCATCGCGAGGGTCTTGAGACGCCGTGGTTGCGGCAGGCTGAGTCTGGTCATCCGGCGGCCACCCTTCGAAAGGGGTTTCTGACTGGCCGACACCTTACTCGTTACTGATATTCATCGATGTGATGTAGGTCATACTGATGGTTCCTGTCGATTCGTTATGATCCCGCCAATCCCCGATCGAAGGGGCGTGTCATGGACCAGATCCATCGACGGACGACCGGCGTCTGCGTGCTGGCCATACTGCTGCTGGTCGGCGGGGCCGGGGCCGGATCCCGCACCGACCCACCACATGCCGGTGCCCTGGCCGCCGTTGCACCCGCCGCCGACGGTGCCGCCCGGCCCGCCGACCTGGTCATCGTGCCCGGCCGACCCGGAGAGCCGGCGACGGTTCAGCCGGCCGACCGGGTCGCCCCGACCGCCGGTCCGCGATACAACACATTGGACGTCTGGTACGTCCGGATGATGATTCCGCACCACACCCAGGCGCTACGGATGGCCGCGTTGGCCCCCGACCGCGCAAGCGACCCCCGGGTACGCGCCCTTGCCGGCCGGATCCAGGCCAGCCAGTCCCCGGAGATCCACCAGATGCGAGCCTGGCTGGATGCGCGTGGTCTGCCCCCGGAGGAGCCCGGCCACGACCACGGCGCCATGCGTGGCATGCAGAGCCCGGCGGCGATGCGCCGGCTTGCCGCCGCCACCGGTGCCGAGTTCGACCGGATGTTCGTGACCATGATGATCGACCACCACCGTGGAGCGATCGAGATGGCCGTCAACCTGCTCCGGGTCGGGGTCGACGTCATCACCGGAGAGATCGCCACCGCCGTCGCCGCCGAGCAGGGCGTGGAGATCGATCGGATGCGGGCGCTGTTCCCCGCCGCCGGATGACTGCTGGCCGCGCCGGGCCTGCCCCGGACGTCAAGCCGCCAGCGGACCGGCTGACCGATCAGCGGGCCGGGTGACCGATCAGCGGGCCGGGTGACCGATCAGCGGGCCTGTAGGCCGATCAGCGGGCCTGTAGGCCGATCAGCGGGCCTGTAGGCCGAGCGCCTGGGCTAGCACGACAGCCTGCGCAGCCGTGATGACGGCATCGGTCAGCTCGACGGTGGTCGGATCGAGCGCGGTCAGGTCGCTGCCGCGCAGATCGCACCGAACGAACTTGGCACTGTGCAACTGCGCGCCGGAAAGGTCGACATCGGCGAGTACCGCGTCCACGCAGTTCGCGCCGGTGAGATCGACCTCACGCATCCGGACCCCCTGTATGGTGGTCCCGCGCAGGTCGGCTCCGGGTAGCCCCACGAACGACCAGTCACCGCCGATCACCCGCAGCGGTCGTAGCGTCGACTGCTGGAAGACGCTGCCGGTCA is a window of Micromonospora polyrhachis DNA encoding:
- a CDS encoding LVIVD repeat-containing protein → MTRLSLPQPRRLKTLAMAATVLVLLGLAAAPPSSARPPADACGPPSVSVELPELCLTEQQLTAMDDADVDLGVDEIASSGNIRQIANIPKRSPFDSEAALGTDIAFQGRYAFVGNYDGFVIYDIKNPRAPRVVSQVLCPGSQNDISIYGNLLFLSTDSSRSDDSCNSVAQSATIESSWEGMRIFDVTNKANPRYVKAVETACGSHTHTLAPAKDRRSVYIYVSSYSPAASFPDCQPPHDSISIIKVPLSQPTSATVVATPNLFPDGGNPGRNGSATTSGCHDITVFPREDLAAGACMGDGVLMDISNREAPRVINRVRDTTNFAFWHSATFNNAGTKVVFTDELGGGSGPTCNETVGPNRGANAIYDITGRGDARQLVFRSYHKIARTNTNFENCVAHNGSLIPVLGRDIMVQAWYQGGISVWDFTDSAHPVEIGFWERGPISDTRLIIAGSWSAYYYNGHIYSSDIQKGLDVLEIIDWRTWTAKLVHTRELNVQTQPGYWDW
- a CDS encoding DUF305 domain-containing protein; this translates as MDQIHRRTTGVCVLAILLLVGGAGAGSRTDPPHAGALAAVAPAADGAARPADLVIVPGRPGEPATVQPADRVAPTAGPRYNTLDVWYVRMMIPHHTQALRMAALAPDRASDPRVRALAGRIQASQSPEIHQMRAWLDARGLPPEEPGHDHGAMRGMQSPAAMRRLAAATGAEFDRMFVTMMIDHHRGAIEMAVNLLRVGVDVITGEIATAVAAEQGVEIDRMRALFPAAG
- a CDS encoding pentapeptide repeat-containing protein, producing MTKLVEGESFRNEDWYAEELIDVHYRECEFHHVDLTEAWSRGATFEECVFGNVRFNASRHTDSAFLRCTFKRCNLFEAEFTGCKMTGSVFQQSTLRPLRVIGGDWSFVGLPGADLRGTTIQGVRMREVDLTGANCVDAVLADVDLSGAQLHSAKFVRCDLRGSDLTALDPTTVELTDAVITAAQAVVLAQALGLQAR